The Brasilonema sennae CENA114 genome includes a region encoding these proteins:
- a CDS encoding class I SAM-dependent methyltransferase, with product MSDTLTKLTYQTFQQSKNYFGLAHKLLSSRLKNIISATEQTQIQPIPNEVLLKAQQNLNNLLEVDWEDAERGVYPKSVLFDNPWEDFFRYYPMVWLDLPQTWERAQHKRYQEFTQDVDINGYPSYYVQNFHHQTNGYLSDLSANLYDLQVEILFGGSADPMRRRILAPLKEGLEVFSDVSPRQIRVLDVACGTGRTLKLIRAALPKASLFGTDLSPAYLRKANEFLSQIPGELPQLLQANAEELPYLDNYFHAVTSVFLFHELPAAARQQVIEQSYRVTKPGGTFIICDSVQMSDSPEMESLMESFHETFHEPYYKHYTTDNLVERLEKAGFENIDIRVHFMSKYFIARKPA from the coding sequence ATGTCTGACACCTTAACCAAACTAACTTATCAGACTTTTCAGCAGAGTAAAAATTATTTTGGTCTAGCTCATAAACTGCTAAGCTCGCGGTTGAAGAATATCATCTCTGCTACTGAGCAGACGCAAATTCAACCCATACCAAACGAGGTTTTATTAAAGGCTCAACAAAACCTGAACAATCTGCTCGAAGTTGATTGGGAAGATGCTGAGCGTGGTGTCTATCCTAAAAGCGTGTTGTTTGATAATCCTTGGGAAGACTTTTTCCGCTACTATCCAATGGTGTGGCTGGATTTACCCCAAACTTGGGAACGTGCTCAACACAAGAGATATCAAGAGTTTACTCAAGATGTAGACATCAATGGTTATCCCAGCTACTATGTGCAGAACTTCCATCACCAGACGAATGGCTACTTGAGTGATTTATCAGCTAATTTGTATGACTTGCAGGTAGAAATTCTTTTTGGAGGTTCAGCTGATCCCATGCGACGACGCATTCTGGCTCCTCTTAAAGAAGGGTTAGAAGTGTTTAGTGATGTGTCACCACGCCAGATACGTGTACTAGATGTTGCTTGTGGAACTGGTCGTACTTTAAAGTTGATTCGGGCGGCTTTGCCGAAAGCATCTTTGTTTGGTACAGATTTGTCGCCAGCTTATTTGCGTAAAGCAAATGAATTCCTGTCGCAAATTCCCGGAGAATTACCACAACTTTTGCAGGCAAATGCAGAAGAGTTACCATACTTGGATAACTACTTCCATGCTGTCACTTCAGTTTTCCTCTTCCATGAGTTACCAGCAGCAGCACGTCAACAGGTTATAGAGCAATCCTATCGGGTGACAAAACCAGGGGGAACCTTTATCATCTGTGACTCAGTTCAGATGAGTGATTCTCCTGAAATGGAATCGCTGATGGAAAGCTTCCACGAAACTTTTCATGAACCTTACTACAAGCACTACACTACTGATAACTTGGTAGAGCGTTTGGAAAAAGCAGGCTTTGAGAATATTGATATACGGGTTCACTTTATGAGCAAGTACTTTATTGCTCGAAAGCCCGCTTAA
- a CDS encoding YcjF family protein — MVVKLQRPILVGGLGLSFSLWMLQNLHHSMVQIGEFGLLSLLAVGGGLWLLKSNRTQDSSRSLSNVPVDRTTVEASIAKAQAVVNQLAQETENPLTVGTLREQLTRLTAELDRQEMIAVVTGGKSVGKTTLIEVLKSSWCQNVETGSFSFVEFQETSPLFVKAGENSDLDVLTHANKSDVVLFLTNGDLTDSEFQSLQQLKAINQNTILVFNKQDQYLPDERVSVLQSLKHRMSSVVATAASPSLIKVRKHQEDGCVQESLELPTPDIQQLTQQLGEMLTQQPEQLVWATTMRKVLFLKAEAKNLLNEIRRDRAVKSIEQYQWIAAAAAFANPVPALDILATAAINAQMVMDLGGIYQQKFSLEQAQTVAGTMGSLMVKLGLVELSSKAVSTVLKTNAITFVAGGLVQGVSAAYLTRIAGLTLVEYFQQQEVAIDSGTVLNLDKLRQTLQSVFQRNQQMALLQSFVKQSVKHLTPQAQQLQLVKSEISA, encoded by the coding sequence ATAGTTGTGAAGTTGCAGCGACCGATTTTAGTGGGAGGATTGGGACTGTCCTTTTCTCTGTGGATGTTACAAAATTTGCACCATTCGATGGTGCAGATTGGTGAATTTGGTTTGTTGAGTTTGTTAGCCGTTGGCGGCGGTTTGTGGTTATTAAAGTCAAATCGCACTCAAGATAGTTCGCGATCGCTAAGCAATGTACCAGTAGATCGTACGACAGTAGAAGCTAGCATTGCTAAAGCCCAAGCCGTGGTTAACCAACTCGCACAAGAAACAGAAAATCCTCTAACTGTAGGGACATTGCGAGAACAACTTACCCGTCTTACGGCTGAGTTAGATAGACAAGAAATGATTGCTGTTGTCACTGGTGGCAAATCGGTAGGTAAAACGACTTTGATTGAAGTCTTAAAATCTAGCTGGTGTCAAAATGTAGAGACGGGAAGCTTTTCGTTCGTCGAATTCCAAGAAACTTCACCTTTGTTTGTCAAAGCAGGCGAAAACTCAGATCTAGATGTTTTGACACACGCAAACAAATCTGATGTTGTCTTGTTCCTGACAAATGGTGATTTAACAGATTCTGAATTTCAAAGCTTACAACAGCTAAAAGCAATTAATCAAAATACTATTTTGGTTTTTAATAAACAAGATCAGTATTTGCCAGATGAACGTGTAAGTGTGTTGCAATCGCTGAAACATCGGATGTCGTCTGTTGTGGCGACTGCAGCGTCTCCCAGTTTGATCAAAGTACGGAAGCATCAAGAAGATGGTTGTGTGCAAGAATCCCTGGAACTACCAACACCAGACATTCAACAGTTGACGCAGCAATTGGGTGAAATGTTGACACAGCAACCAGAACAGTTGGTGTGGGCGACAACAATGAGGAAAGTTTTGTTCCTCAAAGCTGAAGCGAAAAACTTGCTGAATGAAATCAGACGCGATCGCGCTGTAAAATCAATTGAACAATACCAATGGATAGCTGCTGCAGCAGCATTTGCCAACCCAGTACCAGCGCTTGATATCCTAGCAACAGCCGCAATTAACGCTCAAATGGTTATGGATTTGGGTGGTATCTATCAGCAAAAATTTTCCTTGGAACAAGCGCAGACAGTTGCTGGCACAATGGGAAGTTTGATGGTGAAACTGGGTTTAGTAGAACTGTCTTCCAAGGCAGTAAGCACAGTACTCAAAACTAACGCTATCACTTTTGTTGCTGGTGGCTTGGTGCAGGGAGTCAGTGCTGCTTATCTGACTCGCATCGCAGGTTTAACTTTAGTTGAATATTTCCAACAGCAGGAAGTTGCTATTGACTCTGGAACAGTGTTAAATCTCGACAAGTTACGGCAAACTTTGCAAAGCGTATTTCAGCGGAATCAGCAAATGGCTTTATTGCAAAGTTTTGTTAAGCAAAGCGTCAAGCATTTGACCCCACAAGCACAGCAACTACAACTTGTTAAATCTGAGATCAGCGCTTAG
- the deoC gene encoding deoxyribose-phosphate aldolase yields MAADYTDIDIAPFIDHALLIPTATSKQVEQWCEEADRFHFAAVCVYPTHVKQAAELLHGKKPKVCTVIGFPTGATTSATKLYEAQEAVENGATELDVVINLGWLKAGDTENVHQEIAEICEETGQTVKVILETNLLTDAEKRLVAEICMDAGAAFLKTSTGWNGATTVEDVRLLKEVTQERVGIKASGGIRTIDQALDLIMAGATRLGTSRSIDLLHQRHRRDLSE; encoded by the coding sequence ATGGCAGCAGATTATACAGACATTGACATTGCGCCATTTATAGATCACGCTCTGCTGATACCAACCGCTACCTCAAAGCAGGTTGAACAATGGTGTGAAGAAGCAGATAGATTTCATTTTGCGGCGGTTTGTGTCTACCCGACTCATGTGAAGCAAGCCGCAGAACTTCTGCACGGTAAAAAGCCGAAAGTTTGTACAGTGATTGGCTTTCCTACCGGGGCAACAACTTCCGCAACAAAGTTATATGAAGCTCAAGAAGCAGTGGAAAATGGAGCCACTGAGTTAGATGTGGTGATAAATTTGGGCTGGTTAAAAGCAGGCGACACTGAGAACGTACACCAGGAAATTGCCGAAATATGTGAAGAAACTGGGCAAACGGTAAAGGTGATTTTAGAAACTAACCTGCTGACGGATGCGGAAAAAAGACTTGTAGCAGAAATCTGTATGGATGCTGGTGCAGCATTTCTCAAAACGAGTACTGGTTGGAATGGCGCTACGACAGTAGAAGACGTACGACTTTTGAAAGAAGTCACACAAGAGCGGGTTGGAATTAAAGCCTCAGGAGGTATTCGTACCATCGATCAAGCTTTAGACTTAATTATGGCGGGTGCAACCAGATTAGGCACTTCTCGCAGTATCGATTTGCTTCATCAGCGCCATAGACGGGACTTGAGTGAGTAG
- the recO gene encoding DNA repair protein RecO — translation MSKTYKATGINLKAQALGESDRLVTILTPEFGLIRAVAPGSRKHNSSLGGRSAMFVVNELLIAKGRSLDKITQAQTIKSYPGLARNLGKLAASQYLAEIVLSVALSEQPQEEIYELLNEHLNRLEVLESAETLNVLAHLAHGVFHLLALAGLTPQVQVCCITGRSLIPDFTDPTWQVGFSIPTGGTICLSAWERLKEEKRKQQSFPSFPPHHPSSTTSSTIPATVKEKPANYQTIIHRQEIPVISSRLNATELAILQHLSQPEIIQDLTRNDGWLSVEQVLRFYAQYHIGRPIRSAALIDSYLAANHDATV, via the coding sequence ATGAGTAAAACGTATAAAGCAACTGGAATTAATCTTAAAGCTCAGGCTCTGGGAGAATCAGATAGACTAGTGACAATTTTGACACCAGAGTTTGGTCTAATTCGAGCTGTAGCGCCAGGATCACGAAAACATAACTCTAGTCTTGGTGGTAGAAGTGCAATGTTTGTGGTAAACGAGCTACTGATTGCTAAAGGGCGATCGCTCGATAAAATCACTCAAGCACAAACAATAAAATCTTATCCAGGTCTTGCTAGAAACTTAGGAAAGTTGGCTGCTAGCCAGTATTTAGCAGAAATAGTATTATCTGTAGCGTTAAGCGAGCAACCCCAAGAAGAAATTTATGAGTTACTCAACGAACATCTCAATCGTTTAGAAGTTTTAGAAAGCGCAGAAACATTAAATGTTTTAGCACATCTGGCTCATGGGGTATTTCACCTTTTAGCTTTGGCGGGACTAACTCCCCAAGTACAAGTCTGTTGCATCACTGGACGCTCTCTCATACCAGATTTTACAGATCCAACTTGGCAAGTCGGATTTAGCATACCAACAGGTGGAACAATTTGCTTAAGTGCTTGGGAACGTCTGAAGGAGGAGAAAAGAAAACAACAAAGTTTTCCTAGCTTTCCACCTCATCATCCCAGTTCCACAACTTCTTCCACCATTCCTGCTACTGTGAAAGAGAAGCCTGCCAACTACCAAACAATTATTCATCGGCAAGAAATACCAGTTATATCAAGCCGCTTGAATGCAACAGAACTTGCTATACTCCAGCACCTGTCGCAACCAGAGATCATCCAAGATCTAACCAGAAATGATGGCTGGTTATCCGTTGAGCAAGTTTTGCGCTTCTATGCTCAGTATCACATTGGTCGCCCTATTCGCTCTGCTGCTTTAATAGATTCTTATTTAGCTGCTAACCATGATGCAACCGTCTGA
- a CDS encoding MFS transporter, which translates to MMQPSDLDPKILPLSQSYARKQNKASMPKIANNPNIPKSLPTHVNLHEQAKDVFVNQKNYTSEISKTDVTNHKQQSENNLTSNEANGKNNISEHSTQKATATVAKTTEITEASGLEPEAGSAEQLEQGFLPILKNPNFLALWGGQVFCQMADKVYLVLMIAIINTQFQTNEQSISGWVSTLMMAFTIPAILFGSLAGVFVDRWSKKAVLVATNVLRGILVLAIPAMLWVTHDWEPLVGVLPVGFAILLAVTFLVSTLTQFFAPAEQAAMPLIVKEQHLLSANSLYTTTMMASVIVGFAVGEPLLGVADQLWSQVGGSDGLGKELVVGSSYAIAGFVLLLLVTHEKPQQSEKQSPHIFADLQDGLRYLKENNRLRNALVQLIILFSVFAALTVLAVRMAELIPNLKASQFGFLLAAGGVGIAIGATLLSLFGQRLSYTQLSLCGCIGMAASLIGLSIFTKQLWLALFLITSLGVFGALVGIPMQTAIQTETPPEMRGKVFGLQNNVINIALSLPLAVTGVAETFLGLQTVFLVLAGIVFSGCILTSYTSSK; encoded by the coding sequence ATGATGCAACCGTCTGATTTGGATCCAAAAATCCTACCGTTATCACAAAGTTACGCTAGGAAACAGAATAAGGCATCAATGCCTAAAATCGCTAATAACCCGAATATTCCCAAGTCTCTACCCACTCATGTTAACTTGCACGAGCAGGCAAAAGACGTTTTTGTAAATCAGAAGAATTATACATCGGAAATCTCAAAAACTGATGTCACTAACCACAAACAACAATCGGAAAACAATTTGACCTCTAACGAGGCAAATGGTAAAAATAATATTTCAGAACATAGCACCCAAAAGGCGACAGCAACTGTAGCAAAAACAACAGAAATAACAGAAGCTTCTGGACTCGAACCAGAAGCTGGATCAGCTGAACAGCTAGAGCAAGGGTTTTTGCCGATATTAAAAAACCCCAACTTTTTGGCTCTTTGGGGTGGTCAAGTCTTTTGTCAGATGGCAGATAAAGTCTATCTGGTTTTGATGATTGCCATCATTAATACTCAGTTTCAAACAAACGAGCAGAGTATTAGTGGTTGGGTTTCAACGCTGATGATGGCTTTCACCATTCCCGCAATTCTTTTTGGTTCCCTTGCTGGTGTGTTTGTAGATCGCTGGTCAAAAAAGGCGGTGCTAGTAGCAACAAATGTTTTGCGCGGCATACTAGTGTTGGCAATTCCAGCAATGCTGTGGGTGACTCATGATTGGGAACCATTAGTAGGAGTTTTGCCAGTGGGTTTTGCCATCCTTTTGGCAGTGACTTTCTTGGTTTCTACGCTGACGCAGTTTTTTGCACCGGCAGAACAGGCGGCTATGCCTTTAATTGTCAAAGAACAGCATTTACTTTCGGCAAACTCGCTCTACACAACAACAATGATGGCGTCAGTGATAGTTGGGTTTGCTGTTGGGGAACCATTGTTAGGGGTAGCAGATCAATTGTGGTCGCAAGTAGGTGGTAGTGATGGACTAGGTAAAGAACTTGTAGTGGGTTCCAGTTATGCGATCGCTGGATTCGTTTTGTTGTTGCTTGTCACTCATGAAAAACCTCAACAAAGCGAAAAACAATCTCCTCACATTTTTGCTGACTTGCAAGATGGTTTGCGTTATCTCAAAGAAAATAATCGTCTTCGCAATGCGCTTGTCCAACTGATTATTTTGTTCTCTGTATTTGCGGCATTAACTGTTTTAGCCGTTCGTATGGCAGAATTAATTCCTAACTTAAAAGCTTCCCAATTTGGCTTTTTACTAGCAGCAGGAGGTGTTGGTATTGCCATTGGTGCAACTCTTTTAAGTTTATTCGGTCAGCGCTTGTCCTATACCCAATTAAGTTTGTGTGGATGTATAGGAATGGCAGCATCTCTTATCGGTCTGTCGATCTTTACTAAACAGTTATGGCTTGCCCTGTTTTTAATCACATCGTTAGGTGTGTTTGGGGCGTTGGTGGGTATTCCCATGCAAACAGCTATCCAAACAGAAACTCCGCCAGAAATGCGTGGGAAAGTCTTTGGTTTACAAAACAATGTGATTAATATTGCTTTGTCCTTACCCCTAGCAGTAACAGGCGTGGCAGAAACCTTTCTTGGATTACAGACAGTGTTCTTGGTATTAGCTGGGATTGTTTTTTCTGGTTGTATATTGACCAGTTACACTTCTTCTAAGTAG